A genomic region of Sphingobium sp. HWE2-09 contains the following coding sequences:
- a CDS encoding ATP-dependent Clp protease proteolytic subunit — protein MTNIMHDPMAALVPIVIEQSNRGERSFDIFSRLLRERIIFVTGQVEDHMASLIVAQLLFLESENPKKDIWMYINSPGGVVTSGMAIHDTMKYIRPKVGTLCVGQAASMGSFLLAAGEPGMRFATTNSRIMIHQPSGGAQGMASDIEIQAKEILRIRRRLNDLYVKYTGRSLEEVERAMDRDTFLEADEAKAFGLVDEVFDRRPTAPELADA, from the coding sequence ATGACCAACATCATGCATGATCCCATGGCCGCGCTGGTTCCTATCGTCATCGAACAGTCGAACCGTGGCGAGCGCAGCTTCGACATTTTCTCGCGCCTCCTGCGCGAACGGATCATCTTCGTGACCGGCCAGGTGGAGGATCACATGGCCTCGCTGATCGTCGCGCAGCTGCTGTTCCTCGAATCGGAAAATCCTAAGAAGGACATCTGGATGTATATCAACTCGCCCGGCGGCGTGGTGACGTCCGGCATGGCGATCCACGACACGATGAAATATATCCGGCCCAAGGTCGGCACCCTCTGCGTGGGCCAGGCCGCCTCGATGGGCAGCTTCCTGCTCGCCGCAGGGGAGCCGGGCATGCGCTTTGCGACGACCAACAGCCGGATCATGATCCATCAGCCGTCCGGCGGCGCACAGGGCATGGCGTCCGATATCGAGATCCAGGCCAAAGAAATTCTGCGTATCCGTCGCCGCCTCAACGACCTCTACGTCAAATATACCGGGCGTTCGCTCGAAGAGGTCGAACGGGCCATGGATCGCGACACCTTCCTCGAAGCGGACGAAGCCAAAGCCTTCGGTCTGGTGGACGAAGTGTTCGATCGTCGCCCGACCGCCCCGGAATTGGCGGACGCTTAA